Proteins encoded together in one Impatiens glandulifera chromosome 1, dImpGla2.1, whole genome shotgun sequence window:
- the LOC124926355 gene encoding flowering-promoting factor 1-like protein 3 → MSGVWMFRNGVVRLVESPGIDSNQGSMQRRKVLVHISTDEVITSYSVLEKKLISLGWERYYDDPDLFQFHKSSTIHLISLPKDFARFKSMHMFDIVVKNKNVFEVRDIIM, encoded by the coding sequence ATGTCGGGTGTTTGGATGTTCAGAAACGGCGTGGTTCGTCTAGTGGAGAGCCCGGGGATAGATTCAAACCAAGGATCAATGCAAAGGAGGAAAGTTTTGGTTCATATTTCCACGGATGAAGTGATCACTTCATACTCGGTTCTGGAGAAGAAGTTAATCTCTCTCGGATGGGAGCGATATTACGATGACCCAGACCTATTCCAATTCCATAAGAGTTCTACTATCCACCTCATTTCTCTTCCCAAAGACTTTGCCCGCTTTAAGTCTATGCACATGTTCGACATCGTTGTCAAGAATAAGAATGTGTTCGAAGTTAGAGATATCATTATGTAA